Proteins from a genomic interval of Verrucomicrobium sp.:
- a CDS encoding MotA/TolQ/ExbB proton channel family protein yields MASLPFLAEAVPATLGSLTETVGLFAIMQKGGPLMWPILFCSILAAGVLVERLLYYRRCQIAVGEFLLGITHLLRRQQYQEALERCEEGFGPVVRVVRQAVLARNLPPAELREVVKEVAHLQLPRLEAHLGILASVGQIAPLLGLLGTVSGMIETFIEINNGGTAVSDLAAGIWAALITTAAGLMVAIPAYLAYNFLVSRMNAIVADVERSAIEVIHVLTRVNVPLPELEEKAPAPAQE; encoded by the coding sequence ATGGCATCCCTTCCTTTCCTGGCCGAGGCTGTCCCCGCCACCCTGGGCTCCCTGACGGAGACTGTCGGCCTCTTTGCCATCATGCAGAAGGGCGGCCCGCTCATGTGGCCGATCCTGTTTTGCAGCATCCTGGCCGCCGGAGTGCTGGTGGAGCGGCTCCTCTACTACCGGCGCTGCCAGATCGCCGTCGGCGAGTTTCTTTTGGGCATCACCCATCTCCTGCGCCGCCAGCAATACCAGGAGGCCCTGGAAAGGTGCGAGGAGGGCTTCGGCCCCGTCGTCCGCGTCGTCCGCCAGGCCGTCCTGGCGCGGAACCTCCCTCCCGCCGAGCTGCGGGAGGTGGTGAAGGAGGTCGCCCATCTGCAGCTGCCCCGGCTGGAGGCCCACCTGGGCATCCTGGCCAGCGTCGGGCAGATTGCTCCGCTCCTGGGCCTTTTGGGCACGGTCAGCGGGATGATCGAGACGTTCATCGAGATCAACAACGGCGGCACCGCCGTCAGCGACCTGGCCGCCGGGATTTGGGCCGCCCTCATCACCACCGCGGCGGGCCTCATGGTCGCCATCCCGGCCTACCTCGCCTATAACTTCCTGGTTTCCCGGATGAACGCCATCGTGGCCGACGTGGAACGCTCCGCTATCGAAGTGATCCATGTCCTGACGCGGGTCAACGTCCCCCTGCCGGAGCTGGAAGAAAAGGCTCCCGCCCCCGCCCAGGAGTAG
- a CDS encoding biopolymer transporter ExbD — protein sequence MRLPRRLPYLRGPLEAAPAVTVVLLLLFFFILSTSFVLQPGIKVELPRSPWGSGVSAQSPIVTVFMSSPQPDENGVAQPRRPMLFFNDEIIQMPDLEERLEKLGHGAAPGPGRALMIKADRDVPNGVLVEIMNRAMAQKWSVVLATRRPDGS from the coding sequence ATGCGGCTCCCCCGTCGCCTCCCTTACCTGCGCGGCCCTCTGGAGGCCGCCCCGGCGGTCACCGTCGTCCTGCTGCTTCTTTTCTTTTTCATCCTCTCCACCTCCTTCGTCCTTCAGCCGGGGATCAAGGTGGAGCTGCCGCGCAGCCCGTGGGGCAGCGGCGTCTCCGCGCAGAGCCCGATCGTCACCGTCTTCATGAGCAGCCCGCAGCCGGACGAAAACGGCGTGGCCCAGCCCCGGCGGCCGATGCTCTTTTTCAATGACGAGATCATCCAGATGCCCGACCTGGAGGAGCGGCTGGAGAAGCTGGGCCACGGCGCCGCGCCCGGCCCGGGCCGCGCCCTCATGATCAAGGCCGACCGCGACGTGCCCAACGGCGTCCTCGTCGAGATCATGAACCGCGCCATGGCGCAGAAGTGGTCGGTCGTCCTGGCCACCCGGCGGCCGGACGGCTCATGA
- the guaA gene encoding glutamine-hydrolyzing GMP synthase, with product MPSRILILDFGSQYTQLIARRIREMKVYSDIVRYDTPVATLEALEPAGIILSGGPSSVYSPHAPMPDPRIFEMGVPVLGICYGLQLMGKFLGGSVQRSKRREYGRGQISVTGKCPLFTGLPKKLDVWNSHGDHLTRLPKGFATYAKTHNAPQAAIADLRRDLYGLQFHPEVVHTPRGQEILSNFVFKVCKAKADWTMRSFIDHACEEIRRQVGKERVILGLSGGVDSSVAAALLHRAIGSQLQCIFVDNGLLRKDERRNVESLYGRNMKLKITTVDASASFLKKLHGVADPERKRKIIGAEFIRVFEQATKKVGKARFLGQGTLYPDVIESVAIGDNPAALIKSHHNVGGLPEKMRFALVEPLRQLFKDEVREVGRQLGLPKEVVWRHPFPGPGLAVRCLGPLDKEKLTMLREADAVIIEEMMNSGWYYKVWQAFAVLLPVRSVGVMGDERTYDYTIAVRVVHSQDGMTADWVPLPHDLLARISTRIINEVDGVNRVVYDISSKPPATIEWE from the coding sequence ATGCCCTCCCGGATCCTCATCCTCGACTTCGGCTCCCAATACACCCAGCTCATCGCCCGGCGCATCCGGGAGATGAAAGTCTACTCGGACATCGTCCGCTACGACACCCCCGTGGCGACGCTGGAGGCCCTGGAGCCGGCGGGCATCATCCTCTCCGGCGGCCCGTCCAGCGTCTATTCCCCGCACGCCCCCATGCCCGACCCACGCATCTTCGAGATGGGCGTGCCGGTCCTGGGCATCTGCTACGGCCTGCAGCTCATGGGGAAGTTCCTGGGCGGCTCCGTCCAGCGCAGCAAGCGGCGGGAATACGGCCGCGGCCAGATCTCCGTCACGGGAAAGTGCCCGCTCTTCACCGGCCTGCCTAAGAAGCTCGACGTCTGGAACAGCCACGGCGACCACCTGACGCGCCTGCCGAAGGGCTTCGCCACCTACGCCAAGACGCACAACGCGCCGCAGGCCGCCATCGCCGACCTGCGGCGGGACCTCTACGGCCTCCAGTTCCACCCGGAAGTGGTCCACACCCCGCGCGGGCAGGAGATCCTCTCCAACTTCGTCTTCAAGGTCTGCAAGGCCAAGGCCGACTGGACCATGCGCTCCTTCATCGACCACGCGTGCGAGGAAATCCGCCGCCAGGTGGGCAAGGAACGGGTCATCCTGGGCCTTTCCGGCGGCGTCGACTCCAGCGTCGCCGCGGCGCTTCTCCACCGCGCCATCGGCTCCCAGCTCCAGTGCATCTTCGTCGACAACGGCCTCCTGCGGAAGGACGAGCGGCGGAACGTCGAGTCCCTCTACGGGCGGAACATGAAGCTGAAGATCACCACCGTCGACGCCTCCGCCAGCTTCCTTAAGAAGCTCCACGGCGTCGCCGATCCGGAGCGGAAGCGGAAGATCATCGGCGCCGAGTTCATCCGCGTCTTCGAGCAGGCCACCAAGAAAGTCGGCAAGGCCCGCTTCCTGGGGCAGGGGACCCTTTACCCGGACGTGATCGAGAGCGTCGCCATCGGCGACAATCCCGCCGCCCTCATCAAGAGCCACCACAACGTCGGCGGATTGCCGGAGAAGATGCGCTTCGCCCTCGTCGAGCCGCTGCGCCAGCTCTTCAAGGACGAGGTGCGCGAGGTGGGCCGCCAGCTGGGCCTGCCGAAGGAGGTCGTCTGGCGCCATCCCTTCCCCGGCCCCGGCCTGGCCGTGCGCTGCCTGGGCCCGCTGGACAAGGAAAAGCTCACCATGCTGCGGGAGGCCGACGCTGTCATCATCGAGGAGATGATGAACTCCGGCTGGTATTACAAGGTCTGGCAGGCCTTCGCCGTGCTGCTCCCCGTCCGCTCCGTGGGCGTCATGGGGGATGAGCGGACCTACGACTACACCATCGCCGTCCGCGTCGTCCACAGCCAGGACGGCATGACGGCGGACTGGGTCCCGCTGCCGCACGACCTGTTGGCCCGCATCTCCACCCGGATCATCAACGAGGTCGACGGGGTCAACCGCGTCGTCTACGACATCTCCTCCAAGCCCCCCGCCACGATCGAGTGGGAATGA
- a CDS encoding energy transducer TonB produces the protein MSASPFSAFRARYFHFLGEALEAVPEERRRLGLLVAAAALVHFLLFLGVRIAAPPEASLQGAAFPVRHVLMIAPAEAAPSATRGDPGFWSRIGDPSLVIYPPDFLSLAGTHPALAQPIWAEEAPGGTTTVALPPALQFLPDRLPPLPERARADLAASSPAALSFRFSLHPVPFLPAAGKTRVAWGESLAARAPKDWDLPSPAGGLLAESGVTVLSLAVDASGAVVHALVEQSAGKAEVDSLALDAARRLRFQAKAGAPLAWGRATVFWNFTGEAQ, from the coding sequence ATGAGCGCCTCGCCCTTCTCCGCCTTCCGGGCCAGGTACTTCCATTTCCTGGGGGAGGCGCTGGAGGCCGTTCCGGAAGAGCGCCGCCGGCTGGGCCTCCTGGTCGCCGCGGCGGCCCTCGTCCACTTCCTCCTTTTCCTCGGCGTCCGCATTGCCGCGCCGCCGGAGGCCTCCCTCCAGGGGGCGGCCTTTCCCGTGCGCCACGTCCTCATGATCGCCCCGGCGGAGGCCGCGCCCTCCGCCACGCGGGGCGACCCCGGCTTCTGGAGCCGGATCGGCGATCCCAGCCTGGTCATCTACCCGCCCGATTTCCTTTCCCTGGCCGGGACGCACCCGGCCCTGGCCCAGCCGATCTGGGCGGAGGAAGCTCCCGGCGGCACCACCACCGTGGCGCTGCCTCCGGCGCTCCAGTTTCTGCCGGACCGCCTGCCGCCCCTGCCGGAGCGGGCCCGGGCCGACCTGGCCGCCTCCTCTCCCGCCGCCCTTTCCTTCCGCTTCTCCCTCCACCCCGTGCCGTTCCTCCCGGCGGCGGGAAAAACCCGCGTCGCCTGGGGGGAATCCCTGGCCGCCCGCGCGCCGAAGGACTGGGACCTCCCTTCCCCCGCGGGCGGGCTCCTGGCCGAATCGGGGGTGACGGTCCTTTCCCTGGCCGTCGACGCCTCCGGCGCCGTCGTTCACGCCCTGGTGGAGCAGAGCGCGGGGAAGGCGGAAGTCGATTCCCTGGCCCTGGACGCCGCCCGGCGCCTCCGCTTCCAGGCGAAGGCGGGCGCTCCCCTGGCATGGGGGCGGGCCACCGTCTTTTGGAACTTCACGGGCGAGGCGCAATGA
- a CDS encoding GuaB3 family IMP dehydrogenase-related protein — protein sequence MGMWIGLNRKARVTYGFDEIALVPGDVTINPNEVDTSFEIPRHNQGLEPLKLKIPILASAMDGVTDVRFCIEMGKLGGLGVINLEGVQTRYENPDEVLEQIVKEDKAHVTEKIQKLYTAPIQEHLISKRVEELKKAGVMAAVSSIPQKAERFAAIAQEAGADVFVVQSTVSTVRHVSSEYKSLDLAAFTRDVKMPIIIGNAVTYGVVLELMEAGVSGVLIGVGPGAACTSRGVLGLGVPQVTATVDSAAARDAYFKKTGRYVPIITDGGMSRGGEVCKALAAGSDAVMVGSAFARAEEAPGRGNHWGMATPHANLPRGTRIQVGVTGSLKQILFGPATVDDGSQNLVGAIMTCMGNVGAASIREFQETEIIIAPSIKSEGKLFQMVQSVGMGTK from the coding sequence ATGGGCATGTGGATCGGACTTAATCGCAAGGCGCGCGTCACCTACGGCTTCGACGAGATCGCGCTCGTCCCCGGCGACGTCACCATCAACCCGAACGAGGTCGACACCTCCTTCGAGATCCCGCGCCACAACCAGGGCCTGGAGCCCCTCAAGCTGAAGATCCCCATCCTGGCCAGCGCCATGGACGGCGTCACCGACGTCCGCTTCTGCATCGAGATGGGCAAGCTGGGCGGCCTGGGCGTCATCAATCTGGAAGGCGTCCAGACCCGCTACGAGAACCCGGACGAGGTCCTGGAACAGATCGTCAAGGAGGACAAGGCCCACGTCACCGAGAAGATCCAGAAGCTCTACACCGCCCCCATCCAGGAACACCTCATCTCCAAGCGCGTCGAGGAGCTGAAGAAGGCCGGCGTCATGGCCGCCGTCTCCTCCATCCCGCAGAAGGCGGAGCGCTTCGCCGCCATCGCGCAGGAGGCCGGGGCCGACGTCTTCGTCGTCCAGTCCACCGTCAGCACCGTCCGCCACGTCTCCTCGGAGTACAAGTCCCTCGACCTCGCCGCCTTCACCCGGGACGTGAAGATGCCGATCATCATCGGCAACGCCGTCACCTACGGCGTCGTCCTGGAGCTGATGGAGGCCGGCGTCTCCGGCGTCCTCATCGGCGTCGGCCCCGGCGCGGCCTGCACCTCCCGCGGCGTCCTGGGCCTCGGGGTCCCGCAGGTCACCGCCACCGTCGACTCCGCCGCCGCCCGCGACGCCTACTTCAAGAAGACCGGCCGCTACGTTCCCATCATCACCGACGGCGGCATGTCCCGCGGCGGCGAGGTGTGCAAGGCGCTGGCCGCCGGCTCGGACGCCGTCATGGTCGGCTCCGCCTTCGCCCGCGCGGAGGAAGCCCCCGGCCGCGGCAACCACTGGGGCATGGCCACCCCGCACGCCAACCTGCCGCGCGGCACGCGCATCCAGGTCGGCGTCACCGGCTCCCTCAAGCAGATCCTCTTCGGCCCCGCCACGGTGGACGACGGCTCGCAGAACCTCGTCGGCGCCATCATGACCTGCATGGGCAACGTCGGCGCGGCCAGCATCCGCGAGTTCCAGGAGACGGAAATCATCATCGCCCCCTCCATCAAGTCGGAAGGGAAGCTCTTCCAGATGGTCCAGTCCGTCGGCATGGGCACCAAGTAA